The DNA segment ATCAGGATCGGGCCTCACCTTGctgggtgctatacaaacacacacaaagaggTGCTCTGCCTCTAAGACTATGATCCTCCAAATATTTCTATGCACATTATTTCAGTCATGTGAGGAAAGTTTTGTACTTATTCAAATGTTTGCATCATTGTGCCCCAAGCTGACAAAGGatggggaaagcaactcacataACAAAtctgacattttttaaagtatggaCAAGTTACTGAAGCCCAGATACTCCAGATCATCATCTTCAGACTCAAACAAAGCCAACTTGCCTTGTGGCTGAGCCCAAGCAAGAGAAGTCAATAGGACAGAAAGAGTGTGGGTCACTGTTTTCTGAACAACTGAAAACTATTGAATACTTTGCCTTCCAACCAGCAGAAAGTGTATACTGACACTCTCCATTGAGGAAGCACTGCCTCCAACCCTCAGGAGTTCAAGTCTAGGGAACAACAACCGTACCTcaacaaaagtttaaaaatagCGTGATCATCTCAGCTATAACTAAAGAAAGTTGTTATTGTAATGCTTGTATAAATGGTACCACACAGGTAGAAGCTATGCCGGCTGACACTTCAGGACAGATTATCTCCTCCTATGTAAATACCTTAAGCAGACAGGTAGCAACATACAGCACATGGTCACTTCATTACTATACTCTTTTGAAGcactaattaaaaataaagtgtgtACTGTGTCAAAGTGCTAAAGCATGAAATATATATATCATTTTAATACTTTAATCTTGGTTTTGATAGGGATCACATATGTTACAGGCTacttcaatgtgagttttgcctaagtaagaTGTGCATGATCCAGCCCTAAAACTGGATTTGAAAAGCCACCTGAGATTCTTACCTGAAAAACTCTAATGCACATTGATTGACTTGCTTCCCTTCCTTTAAGCATTTCCGGGGGTCCTTCTCCTCCCAGCGGCACAGCATGAACTCCTTGTTGGGCTTGTCACACTGCGAGCCATAGTGATGGGCTGCAGCTTTCAGCACCGCGGAGCTGACGCTCACCTGAGGAGTTGGGGGAGGAAGTGTTCGCATCAGTACCAGTgcacagccccagggctgggcccaTCACTAAGCACCTGGCAGGTGGGACTCAGGCACAGGGTTTCTGGCCCCCCTCTGTGTTTGGGGTCTGCTCTCTTGCACCCTGCTCGCACCACTCTAGGGCAAGTGACCCCACCATGAACAACCACAGCCTGAGcctgagatggggggaggggcggcagagggcgggggcaggaggcccTGGCCAGTGCCCGAGCCGGGAGAAGGGCGGGGGATGCAGGGGGCCCAGAGaccgagccgggggggggggggcggcggaggcCGGGGGCCCCGTCGGAGacaggggcccggggggggggggcggggggccccggagcccgggggggggggggggcggggggccccggagcccggggggggggggggggggggcccccggagcccggggggggggggggggggggggccccgggccgggggggggggggggcggggggcccgggcgcccgggggggggggggtgcggggggcgccgggggccgggggggggggtgcgggggcggggggccccggagcccggggggggggggtgcggggggccccggagcccgggggggggggcggggggccccggagcccggggggggggtgggggggggcccggggcgcgggggggggggggggggggccgcggagcccggggggggtgcggggggaggcggggggggcccGGAGCCCGGGGGGTgcggcggaggcggggggggccCGGAGCCCGGGGGGTGCGGCGGAGGCGGGGGGCCCGAGCCCGGGGGGTGCGGCGGAGGCCGGGGGCCCTGGCCGGGGTGGGAGTCCCGGGTCGGGGGCGCCACCAGCCAGGGGCCCCCGGAGCGCAGGGGGGGGCCCCCGGAGCGCAGGGGGAGGCCGCCTGCGGGCACAGCtctcacctcctgcacatcgAGCTCCTCCAGCGAGGGCAAATCCAGCGAGCCCGGCATGGCGCGAGCCCGCGGCCCGGTCTCCTTGAGCTCCCCTTCCGCGCCCGCCCGGCACAGAGGCAGGCCCAGCGCCCCTGCGCATGCGCCACCAGGTCTCGCGGAACTAGTGCGCATGCGCCACCTCGGGGCTAGCGAGAAGCGGGTCTGCAGCGGGTGCCCTACGTGGGGGCGGAGCTTGTTCTCTGTCTccgcctgctcctcctcctcaggccccGCCCACCATGGTGACAGTTACCATGGTGACAGTTTGCTGCCTAGCTGAGCCCAGGCCAGGGCGCGTGCCGGGCGGGCACCATGGAGGTCACGGGCAGCAGCTACTTCGGGGACTATGTGcatggcaggtgggggcgggggctgaggggggaggggcagccgtggggagcgcgggggcagggccgggccgtcACCCCAGGGTGCTGGGCCATTACACTGTGAAATGCGGGGTCTGGCCGTGCCCCGGCGCGAGCCATCAGGCAGGGCGAATCCTGGCCCTGGGCGTCCCTGGCTGTGAGAACCCGCCAGCGGGAAAGCCCCTAGCGGCACCGTCCTGGCGCGCCCGCTGGCTCGGGCCCGCAGAATTGCGGGAGTGGAAGTACAAGCCCGGGTTGGCAATTGGGAGCCTTTATGCGAGAGCGGCACAGCCCAGGGTGGGGCGTGAGGCGTAGCTGAGGCCTAATCCTGCTCCTGAAACAGCTTCCAGTGGCCCTGGGAAAgtcacttggggccagatttctAAAGGTGTCCTGGCACCTAGAGATGCacataggtgcctagtgggatctTCAAAAGTGCCTCATCAGCTGTCTCcccactcccattgaaatcagtggtagtTAGGCATCGAGGTGCTTTTGAAGATCCCACTGggcacctgtctgcatctttgggagcctaaatatctttgaaaatctgggtctTAACTTCTCTGCAtcactatctgtaaaatggggctaaagtTACCATGCTGGGGGATGTGAGGATAAACCAACTTCATGTTATTCATCACTCAACCACACTGCCTTGTTGGAGACACTGGAGAGTGGTAGGAAGAGCTAGGACATGTCCTATTAATAACTGTAAATAGTGTACAAACGCTGCAGGAAGGATATTGGTGATTCAGGAGGTTACATGCTTCCTTTCAATGCCATAGCCTGCTGATAGAGGGTGCCTTGCTGCTATCGTCGTTGTCACATTTTGGATGAGATGTAAACCTGACATCTTATGGTTATTAAAGATTCCATggcaggtgttttgttttgttttttcaaagctAGGAGTGTTTGTCCtattgtcctggccaaattcttaAAGGCTGATTCAGTTTTGTCTCCCTAGCATTCCACTTGTAGTTCCTGTTGCAAAAGGTGTTTTCACATCCTGTCCTAAACTTTTGGGTGATGTTGCTGGGACTGTTAAACCCCAGAAATGGCTGTGGCTAAAGGGTGGGTACATTGAGCCCTGTTTGTAAATCCAGTTTGAAATGCATTTAGTGGGGGTTGTTGGATGAAAGCTGCCTTGTAAATAACAGCCATTATGATTCACCCTTTCTCAGGGTGCTTAAAAATGGTCATCAGTTTTCTACTGTTcatagcttctgatttatattaattactatcaacctcccctttcttccatttgtacattttttaaattatttttataggTGCATCTCCTCTAAACCAGGTCAATTTTTTAACCAGTAAGGACTTCGTCAGTTGTGGGGTTTTGCCTTTTTGGACAAATAGccaagtgttcttaaacaattcctgATTATAATTCACAGGATTGAAGGGAAAGGCCGCTATACTCTCCCAACTGAAACCAAATATAATGGCACAATGAAAGATGGAATGTTTCATGGCAAAGGAACCTTGTATTTTCCTAATAGAAGCAAATATGAAGGAATCTGGGACTGTGGAATATCAAAAGAGGTATTATATCACTAGTCCTTTTGATGTGATGCTGAAGGCTTAGAAACATAGCAATAGAACACGAGGAGGTTGGAAGTTCACCTATGCCAACCCCCCGCTGCAGTCATAGGAATCTGATTGGGTGGGAGTATGCCCTTCTTATCTAAAAGCTGATCCCTGCTCTGTACTCAAAAGAACGTTAAAACCCTTTTGCTCCCAAAGGTTACTGCCAATATGCTTTAGGGGAAATTCTCCCTGGTTCAAAGACTGTACATTCAGAAATGTTTGTATCATGAAATAAGTgaaaaagagttctgtggcaccttatagactaacaaacatattggagcatgagctttcatgggtgaatacccactttgacgatgcttttacagatccagactaacacggctacccctctgatacatgaaatAAGTGGAAGCTTTCAAATCACCACCTTTCCCACTGGTGGCTTTTTGACTCTCAATGTTGGCTTCCCCTATTGCATGGACAATAGCTATTTCCTACTGAACAGGGAAATGATTTGGTTATGGAATGTGGTTCTTATGGATCTGCAGGCATTATTTCCACCTGCActtaaatatattatttattcTCAGATAACATGCATCCTTGGTAATGGATATAAAAAATTGTTATTCTTCACTCCATTCATCACACTTATTAGTTCGGTACTTGAATTTGTTTTGCAGGGGAAATACACCTTTGCAGATGGTCTTGAATTCAAAGATAAAAAATGGCATTATTGTGATGGCTATGACAGAAGATTTTATACAGAAATCTGTTCCGGCCTAAAACCAGCAGGTACTGTGTTGCATTTGTGTCTGGAAGGATTTAAACCAACAACTGTGTTTATTAAGAGAGATTAATTCACCTACATGAGTAACTTGGAGCAGGAAATATTCTGGTTTATTTCAGAACTCCATCCACATGACACTAACAAATGTGGTGAATAGTCTCTTCTTGAGTGATCATGTCATGAGGGCAGGACATTGTTACCTTGCAATTTCTGACATCTGATTAAGCTTTTTAAGGGTTTCACATTCACTGCATTCTAGACATATTTTATTACAGAGAACTGGGacataaaacaaaaaaagatatattacctTGCACTCATAATTTTTCATAATGTTCTAAAGTACCTGAAAGAGTAACAGAAATCCACAAACAGCATGGTACATGAAATGTGTGGCTTGAAAATGACACATTTTTTGTGGATACATACTTACTTTATGTCCATCCTATAAAATTTGTCTGTTAGACACATTTACTAGTTCATCTATGACTAAAAGGTGAAAAAATTATGTGATAATCACTGAATAATATATTGTCATAGTGAACTGCAGTCTTACTATACAACATTTGAACAATGACATGTCTCTTTAAGCCATGGCTAGACTTTCTTGGCCTTACTTTGGAGTTTTCGCAGCATGTTCATAGTATTAGTCTTATGGGCTAAATCACAGGACTGTGAGTAAGGGTAACCAAGATCTCTTCCTTTCTATGCTAAACATTTTCTGAGTGGGccgctctgtgcttcagtttctccatctgcaaaatggtcATAATAATTACCTATCATAGGAGTGATGGAAATCCTAGTTTAGTAaagtttataaaatgctttgagatcttgtgatggaaagtgctatagagatataaaataatatatatttattatcattatttattttgataaaagAGTACAGCTGTtaaaaaaatgggattttttgtttttgtaataaatTATACTGTGTCTTTTCAGGTATCTCTCAGCTTACAAATTTAGATCCTCCCAGAACGATTCCACAAGGCTGTTATGACTGTGGTGATGGATTCTATAATACTAATACCAGAGTTGTCATTGATTACAAACTCAGGTTTTTGAGGAATGCAGGTATGTGTTTTATTCATCTTGAAGTACAGTGTAAGTTGACTTTGTTTCACATACATTCTATCATGCATGATTATAGCTGAAATTTAAAAACCTATATTCAAGTTCTGGATTGTTTGTATCAATTAGTTAATTCTAAGGAAAGTTGTATAAACCATCCTGCACATTATATACAAAATTATAAGTGATGTTTTCACAAGCAGATATGAATAAATGCATTTGATTCATATTTAATAGCTTTTAAACCCAGGAAGACTCATTCTCCATTATGATGCCCAGCAAGACAGTGTTTTCAAGATATATATCTATCTTTTCAATGGGCTCAGTCCCGCAAGGTGTCAAGCTCTCTGCCCTGAtcagttaagtatgtgcttaactttaagcacgggAATAGTCCCTTTGATTGCAGTGAGACTGCTCACTTGCTTCAAATTAGGGACATATTTAAGTGCCTTGCTGGATTGTGTCAGTGCTAACACTGGCAGGATCATGTCCTGAGTGCGTTTACAAATCTGGATCTAGTGttgtgggaggagaggaggaaagagGGGAGACTAAATGAACTGGAGGTATCATCTGCTACAAAATATACCCTGTGGTACTTAGCCTGTTTCATAAACCCTCCATAAATACTGATTTAGATTATTACAAATGGCACTGATCCAAAATACTAGAGTGGGCCTACTGATGAGTAAGATAAGTAAAATGCTTTCCAAAAACACAGGAACCTGCACAGATTAGTACAGGCGGGAACGCCTAGGAATTcaatttattgttttttaaatgtatgcttTGAACTCATTGTCCTTAGCTACATTTATTTCTATAGCCTACAGATTGTATCAATCGATATTCAATAACATCACTTCATAGAATGCAGTCTAACAAGATAATTATAAGTAGAATATGCAGTAGATTATTCTGATCTCTTTTCTGTTAACATTCCTTTGAGAATCCAATACTAGTGTAAAGTTAAATTTGTCAACATGGGTGTGAAGGAGGAATGTATCATGTAGCCATACCCTTCCTCTAAGAACACGAACACAATTGAAAGATCCAGCACTTGTTCGACATCAGAGGAATGTTGACTTCCCCAAGAGAAATAATTCAGGGCACAAGGccactgcagttaaaaaaaaaacagctgtagGCAGAAGAAACTGAGGAAAGAGGTTGGAATGACAGGGAACAGATCCAGAACTATTCCTTTATAGGTTGGTCAGGAAAAAGCAGGAAAACCTCCAGGCTTCTGTCCAAGTCTTGAAAGCATCAAAAGCAGATGGTAGGAAGCATTCAGGAAGCTCTTACAACAGCTTGACAGGTTTAGCCAAATGACACcatcttcctcaggtctgggagtGGGATTTGAGgatactccagccccagcctttcACCCTTGTTTGTTGCGAAGCTGCTTGCTTCATTGCTGATTGAGCTAGCAGGGAAAGGAGGCACTCTGCCTTTAGCACTGACACTCCTGCCAAACAATCAATGAATCAAAACATCTTTCTAGCAAGGAAAAGAGAAGGCTCTATTTGAATTTGTTGCAATTTGCTTTTCTTTAATGCAATGTGTGTACACAGATTATCACAGAGATTCCTGCCTCCGTTAGCAGGACTTCAGTTTCACAAATATCGAGGGCCTGTGGCTCATTTACATTAATGCCCCTCACTGCCAAGTGGTTCAACAGGGTCCTAGTGTAATTGAGACCAGGTCCAGGGTGCATAATGAAAACAACAGTTTCATTTCTCCTAGTGTTACTAGTCAaggatttcattttttaaaaaaagatttgcaattatttttcagtttataaaCCATTTCTTCCTTGGGGATATACGGAAAATTCTGTAATCTGTTCATGTGCTTTTtggatcttttctttttttccccaatatcATCTAATACACAAAATTGCAGACACAAAAAGAACATGCTGAAATGCCTATTTGTGAGAAGAAATCCTGCTCACATTTTTCAATCGGTCATTTTGGAGTTAGACCCCGCTACTGCCACTGAAGGAGTATAGCCTTTGAGAACTCATACTCCTGACACCATTTTTATTGAGTGGCCAATATAAAGACCTGAAGATGAATATCCAGAGTTTTGCATCTTTAAATTAAAAGCATAAAATATGAGATTTTAGATTTGCTGTCAAATGGAGAGCAAATTCCAGGGTTAAAGGAGAGCTATGGCATTCTGGGAGTGTAGACACTAGACACTGTagttttcaaagagaaattaCAGTTAGAAGGAGACGTCATTCTCTGCTGAGGAGGTGGTGTGAAAGGGGATAACTGAGTGTGACTAGCAGCTCTGCCCCACtgataacaaaacaaagaggttTTTGGTGTAATATGCTTTCCTTTTGCTTCCATCCTCCTGATGCTAACTTACCTGGTGCAACCCCTGCTCCTGCTTCTCCTAATCTGAGATTGATTCTTCTTTGCTACCTGTTCTTCATGCTCCTCCTCTAGGACTTAAATGGTGCATAGGCCTTGGGGTTGGCCCTCTGCATGTGGAATTGCACCTGATGTACCTTTGTCTCTTTATAGAACATTAGAGAGGAGGGCAGAGAGGAGACAGAGACAAATCcttctctcatttacaccactgtaaatccagagtaggTTCATTGAAATCAGTACGTTAACTATGGATTCACACATGTGTAACTAAGAGCACAATTTGGCCAAGGGACTCAAGACAGGCTATTATTTATTGAAaggaaaggtttttttaatgCTGGAGTCACAAAGCTGCCAATAATCAAGTTATGATTTCGACAAGCCTAGAATCTTGTGACTTAAAGGAAAAGTCCCAGAGTGCTCAAGTGCAGAGTTTCTGAGTAAATTATTACAACCAGCAGAGGTTATAAGTCAGGAGTATTATTCTGTAGTTTAAACAGCTGTATTTTTAGAACATCAAGAGTTTAATTACGTCACTAATATGACTCTGTAGTGAGGGTTGAGATGGCACTTTAATTCTAAGCCTCAATAATCACATGCTTGCAGCTTCCTCCTAACTTTACCCTTGGGACTGAAAACTTCTCATGCTTGGTCTGAATGAACCTGGAAATGAGTCATCTTGGAAAATTTGAAGAAATTCCATTTATCCCTTCTGGATCATCCAAGGACAAAATCCATTCAATTATTGTGTAGAAGTGTGTGGCTATCCCTCCCTGTCAGTATCTgagggaggccacaccccctGACAGTTGGGCCACTGTCCAGGCAAGGGTTACTGGGGAATTAGCAATCTCTGAGGCGCTAGCCCTCTCAGCAGGGCCAGACACCAAGCCATCCGGGGCTCAGGCTCGGCAGGGCCACAAACAATcttggggctcaggccctcagacaGGGCGGAGCACCAAACGGTCTTGGGGCTCAGCGGGCAGGGCGGAGCACCAAACAGTCTGACGTCCTAGCTTTGGCAGACAGCAGACAAACGCAGGCCTCTTGGCCTAAGGTAGGGAGGCTGTCATCCCAGAGGTGGGGTTGGCAGCAGGAGGTAGggggacccgggcccaccctactccactgggtGCCAGCCTagagccctaacagtggcagatggTTCCATCACTGAGTCAGCGGGGATCCAGCCAAAACGCGCTGACCTGGATTCAGGCAACAACACAACTGGACTAAAGTCTGGTGtccctgggctatttcctacACTCCCATCATTGTGTACCTGTTGCTCGGGGTTGTCCTCTATCTCCCTGGGGTATACAGCCCCAAACAGCTCCTTGGCGTCCCTGTCAGCAGGTGGCTCTGGCAGCACCTCTGGGTCCTCGGTGCAGAGTAGGTCTCCGTTGGGCTCATGCCCCAGCGACAGGCAGGAGACATCCATCTCCTCTGGCGGCTCTCGCCCAACTGAgctgccttttatacttcctgtcctgcccctctgcttctggcagGTCAGACATGGGTGTCATGGCTCCACCCACCCAGAGGTAGGCATGGGTTCCTCCCCATCAGTCTCTGAGGAACGCTGTGCACTCTTCAGGGGTTTTGTCTTACAACTTAGATGTGGTGTGTACAGAGTACTCAGTGAGGAATGTGGGCTTTGCTTTGTCTGAAGAAATGTAGTTGAGAAATAAAGCCATAATTATCTGAAAATCATGTGTTACTCATGCACGGTGTATTACTTTCCATACCGCTCTTAGCAAGTACCAAATGTGAGCAGATGTTTGTGCTCATTCTCTGAGCCACTGGTGACATCAGAATTGGTAGAGGGGCGAGGACTTGGCAATCTTGCAGACCTACGGATCTTTCTAGATATGAGGCAGcaagttaaacttaaaaaaaatgttctacTGCAGGAAAAGAAGTACTGTACTTTCTGAACATCATTCTCCTCTGATGCTGCCCATTCTATTGATGCAGGTAGTGGGTGAATGCTCTGATTCCAGACTAGCCCCTAAATTTGCCTAAGAATCTGCAAACTCTTTTGGCAGATGCTCTTTGCAAAGGTACTGGAAAAGGAAAGCCCTTCACCACAAAAAAGAGAATAATATTTTCATTCTGCGACTGAATTTAGGTTCCTAGTGATTTGAATGTCTACTTATAAGACTAGATTATTTAGTAATTTatatatttgtttcttttttattagatttaagaTTCTGAATGTAGATGAGCTCTAGCTCCAGTATGTTGAAACTCTTAAAAGCTCTTTGAATAATTGTTCTATGGATACTTGTTAAGCTAAAGAAATCAGTTTTGATCGGCAATAAAAGTTCATGCTATTTCAAGTGCAATGCTACAGCTATTTGCTGTTGTATATttaatcattttgaattatatgtCATGTAAAAGATTTTAGCTCTGGGGCATTTGCCAGATGGCTGATTCTGCATTTCACACAACAAAAGAAATAATGTTTTTGTAAAGCTCTGAAAAATTGTTGGTAATCAGTATATTCTTCAAGGAATGGGATCCAGAcctgtttagaaaaaaaataagcttttgcagaaattaatttGAAGTGCTTAGTCTTTACCTCTGGGCTCTGAACAAAACAAATTGTGTCTAttgtttgtggattttttttaatcaatttgaCAAATCCAGTGAATTTTAAATTTTACATATTTTTGTGACAAATGCAGTTTGTTTGCAATTTATTGATCTCTCTGCTTGGGGCTGGTAAACTTACTTCTCCAGAAAAACAAGCGAAGACAGATGAAGAAAAAGTTGTGCTCAGGTCTGTACATAGATATAGGTACAAGCCTATAACCCTTGCTCACACAAGTAGTCCTTGTGAACCTGAGTAGCctattgctttttttccccaacagctGAAACAGTTGTCCTTGTCATCTCCTGCCTTGGCTGCTGCTCACTCCTCTTTCTGAACGATCTGATATTCCTATCATTCCAGTCTAATCCCGCCAAAATGCCATAGCAAAAAGCATTTTACTTGTCGGCCATCTGACCAAGTTGCTCCCCTTGCTGCCCTTGACCTCAAGGTCTTGCTTAGTTTTACTCCAAACTGTGTCTTGTCTCCTATTATGTTCCCTGAtgtctcctttccccacccttctTTTATTCCCACCATTTATCTTCTTCTGTGCTGCCCCATATTCATGCTAATCCCCAatgccccactcccccaccttccAAAACCCCCACTTCTATGAAGGCCCCAGACAGAAAATATTAGATGAACAAGAGGGACAGAGTATTTGTTATTATAAACCCCTTCCTCTGGGTCTCCTAGTTCATCTCATCTTTCTGTGACTATCTTCTAaactgtaagcttttgggggcagggcttgtCTTAAAGTCTGTCTTGTGCCTACCTGATAGACAGCATTTAACAAATAATGGATATCAATTGACTTTCCGTGGGATTTCGTACAGGAGTAAGAGTTGAGGAATACCACAATCACATCTTCTgcaatacaggtctgtcgcatcttacgcacatttaacacgcacaatttcagctttacgcggtcggcaaaaaaaaaaagagagaaaaataacaatgttaatactgtacctgtagcgagggtgattccgcccgccattacactcaatgtaattttgactataggcgattttcgctttacgcgctgactgcggaatgtaaccccagcgtaagatgcgacagacctgtactagCAAGAAACTTACCAAGTAACATGTTTATTTAACTCACTTATTTACCTTAGGAACAAACTGCTCATTTGAGTGGTGAGAAGTATCCCAGACATAGGAGAGCGGGGAGAAGATTGCTGGGATTGATACTGGGGACTGCTGTGGGGCCAAGTCAAGGGAGCTGAATGGGAagacgggggggtggggaggaattcaGTGTGTTTAACTTAAAGAGAAAATACCCTAATCTCATATAATGAAGTAGCTGTGTGCCTGTCATCACCCTGATCACTTTGGCtgtatcccttcccccacccttcattggCATTGTCTTGTGAGATTGTATGCCTTGTGGTATAGGGACTGTGTCTTCCCTGTGAAAGCATCTAGCCCATATTGGACATGACTGCAAAATACATACTTATGTCTTCCTCACAGCAAAAGGCTGTGCAAGCTACAGCTATAATTGAGAGCTCTATGCTATATAACCTAGAGAGCATTTTTAAAATTGAATCTGGCTTCTAAGTTTTACCAGTCAATTTACCCCATTCAATAAAGCATTTTATTAACCAGTATGAGTGGCCCTCTCTACTGTAGCTAACATGGCTAACATGGTGTTAATATTAATACATGCATCACATTACTAAATTACTGCAATCATTTAAACAACTGTAGCCTTTGCTGATATATTGTTCATTGTGGTTTCCTGAGCCTAATATAATTGTCGCTTTGAAACTTGTGAAGGTTTAAATTCCAAATAGCAGCATGCCAAGAACAACAACTTTGTTTGTGTGTTAGCCATCCCACTGTGAATCCACTTAGAAAGTTTTGACCCAAACAGTATAGGCGCTTGTGTTCAGCTATACAGTATGTGTGAAAACAAATTTTGGAGGAGATGGAAAGTTCATTTTGAGGCCATTTTGGATTTACGCAATTAAATGGAAATGGAAGGGTGAGAGTTTGCGTGTGGAAGTAAAGGTTAATTGGAtacatattttccattttcttgCCAACATTGATGTTGTTGAGGTTAGGTGTGGCAAGGAAGGGGGTGCTGGAGATTTTTGGGGAGGGGCAGTAGAGATGATGGCTGTGATGCTATCACAGATGGCTATAATTGTGGAATGGAAGACCACGATAAATTGCACCATGGGTGATAGGAGGAGTCAGGTATGTGAGACAATGAACAGCTGTTATTTACGGACCACTGAGAATATGCTTGGCACTAACATAGATTAGAAGAAGACAGTTTCTGTTCCAAGGAGCAGACTATGCGAAGGCCCTCTTTTGCAACCTTTGCTCAAGGCAAGTAGCTCTTACTTACGCTAGTAGTCACATTAGCTTCAGCAAGACAGCTCTTGTGGTTAAggattgcaagatcaggccctaacaCAGATGCAGACAATCAAGTTCTAATATATAGGATGTATAAGGGAATAGTGCATGGCTTTCTCCGTGTAAGAGTCACCAAGTATTAATGCCTTGGGAGATTATAGAAAGATCCAAATAGGGTTAGCAGAGTGGTGGAGGTCTGTTGTTGGCTTGTAGCAGACTGGAAGGTAGAGTATTGCCATTTGGATGGAAACATAAAAAGGCACAGAAATCATTTAAAAGAATCAAATGATGTATTCCAGTGGCTCATCTAGCAAGACCTCAGTTTGCCTCAAGACTTCAACTGTATCTCATGCAAATTATTAGATTTCACAACTTTAGAA comes from the Mauremys mutica isolate MM-2020 ecotype Southern chromosome 18, ASM2049712v1, whole genome shotgun sequence genome and includes:
- the MORN5 gene encoding MORN repeat-containing protein 5 isoform X1; this encodes MEVTGSSYFGDYVHGRIEGKGRYTLPTETKYNGTMKDGMFHGKGTLYFPNRSKYEGIWDCGISKEGKYTFADGLEFKDKKWHYCDGYDRRFYTEICSGLKPAGISQLTNLDPPRTIPQGCYDCGDGFYNTNTRVVIDYKLRFLRNADDDEHEWIIRTCRKGWDEITGFKPKQ
- the MORN5 gene encoding MORN repeat-containing protein 5 isoform X3 — translated: MKDGMFHGKGTLYFPNRSKYEGIWDCGISKEGKYTFADGLEFKDKKWHYCDGYDRRFYTEICSGLKPAGISQLTNLDPPRTIPQGCYDCGDGFYNTNTRVVIDYKLRFLRNADDDEHEWIIRTCRKGWDEITGFKPKQ
- the MORN5 gene encoding MORN repeat-containing protein 5 isoform X2, with translation MAVAKGIEGKGRYTLPTETKYNGTMKDGMFHGKGTLYFPNRSKYEGIWDCGISKEGKYTFADGLEFKDKKWHYCDGYDRRFYTEICSGLKPAGISQLTNLDPPRTIPQGCYDCGDGFYNTNTRVVIDYKLRFLRNADDDEHEWIIRTCRKGWDEITGFKPKQ